Below is a genomic region from Tumebacillus amylolyticus.
GTTCCTCTGACAATTCGTCAGCAAAAGAGTCGGCGCTCTGTTTCAGAGCCCGGCCGTTAAAGAGATCTCGTTTATAACGGATCAACTGGTTGCGTAAAACATCCGATTGCATTTTGGGAACAGCTGCTTCCAACGCTTCGACGAGGGACGGAGTGTGAGCAGCAAGCCACCGTCGGAGTGTGGCCAGTTCTTGCAACTGGGTGACCGTTTGCAACGCTTGCATCTCCTGCAATCCATGCAACGGCATACCCGCGACCCTCCGCATGATGTACGGAGCTTTGCTGTACCTTTCACTCATAAGACATTCCCTCCTTAATCCCGAACAAATTGGCATTGTTTGTGATAAAATGAAATAGAATGGTGATGCGGCACGATGAGGCAACATCCTGCCGCATCACCACGTTGACTTACGGTTTTGCGTTCTTCTTACATCGATTCTTCAAGAGCGCAGCAGGAGGAAGAGCCGCAGGTGGAGCAGGTGTTGGAGGAGGAGGAACCGGAAGATGCAGCCGTTTCCGGCAGAGCCATTGCATCGTTCAGGTCCATAACTTCCAGACCGGTAACTTCCAAGCCTTTGAATTTTTCCATCGTATTCACCTCCTTCCGTCTACGGTTTTGCGGTGTTCTTACATCGCTTCTTCGAGAATCGAGCAGCAGGAGGAGGAACCGCAGGTCGAGCAGGTGTCGGAGGAGGAGGAACCGGAGGATGCAGCCGTTTCCGGCAGAGCCATTGCATCATTCAGGTCCATGACTTCAAGACCAGTAACTTCCAAGCCTTTGAATTTTTCCATTGTTTTCACCTCCTTTCCGTCTACGGTTTTGCGTGGTTTTTACATTTCTGCTTGAGCGCAGCAGGAGGAGGAACCACAGGTGGAGCAAGTGTTGGAGGAGGAGGAACCGGAGGATGCAGCCGTTTCCGGCAGAGCCATTGCATCATTCAGGTCCATGACTTCAAGACCGGTGATTTCCAAGCCTTTGAATTTTTCCATTGTTTTCACCTCCTTTCAATCTGAGAGGTCCCAGGCACACCGTTCCAACAGGGGCGGCGTGTCTGTTTGCGTTGCGCGTTTGTCACGGTGTTTAATCAGATCACCTGTTAGGGTTAAATCTAATTCATCGAGGTGTTTAGTTACCCTCAATTTACCATGTCCAATCCGCATATTCAAGATTAAAAATTTATATTTTCTGACTTGACAGAAAATACACTCAACTATGTATCAATCCTGTTTTACAAAAACGAATCTGTCGGCCCCTGTCAATGGGTGATGCGACACAAGGAGGCAACCTCGTGCCACATCACTCGTTGACTCGAGGTGATGCGGTGTTCTTACATCGATTCTTCCAGAGCACAGCAGGAGGAGGAACCGCAGGTGGAGCAAGTGTTGGAAGAGGAGGAACCGGAGGATGCAGCCGTTTCCGGCAGAGCCATTGCATCATTCAGGTCCATGACTTCCAAACCGGTAACTTCCAAGCCTTTGAATTTTTCCATTGTTTTCACCTCCTTTCAAAGCCTGAAAATTCAATTATTTTTTCCAACAGGGGGAGCGTGCCTGTTTGCGTTACACGCTAGACAGGCATTTCGTTTCAGCCCCTTATTATCGCTTAATTTAATTTTTCTGATTTGTTTCCGTGGTTTCAATTTACCACGTTTACACCTCCGCTTCAACCACAATAATAAAGTTTTTCAGTTAAAATTACCACTTTACTCAAATACGAAAGTATACTCAATTTCACATTGTAGCCGTTCTACTTGATGCCCAATCCACGCGCAACCCGATCTGGTTCCGACCCCGTGCAAAACTCACTTCGGCGTAGGGCTGATCCGTCATTCCCCTCTATTTCCTCCCTCTTTTTCCGTGTATGCCTCCACGAGACGTTTTGAGAGCGATTTTTTTCTATTGTCGAACAAAAAAAACCGACCCAGTCGTTCAATGGGTCGGTCTTCCAACGTTTACGTTTCAGGTTTACGAGGCTTTCAATTCCAAAATGATGTCGCGCAACTCGGCGGCACGTTCGAACTGCAACGCTTTGGCGGCGTCCTTCATTTCTTGTTCCAGCTTCAGGATCAGTTGCTCGCGGTCTTTTTTGGACATCTTGTCGACGCCTTTTTCGATGATGAACGATTCCTTCTCGGCGGTGGCGACCGCTTCGATGACGTCGCGGACTTTTTTGTTGACGGTGGTCGGGGTGATGCCGTGCTTCTCGTTGAACTCCATCTGGATCTTGCGACGGCGTTCCGTTTCTCGGATCGCGATGTCCATCGACTTGGTCATTTTGTCCGCGTACATGATGACTTCGCCGCCTGCGTTACGCGCGGCGCGACCGATGGTCTGGATCAGCGAGCGCTCGGCACGCAGGAAGCCCTCTTTGTCGGCGTCGAGGATCGTGACCAGCGAGACTTCCGGCAAGTCCAAGCCTTCGCGCAGCAAGTTGATCCCGATCAGCACGTCGAATACACCCAGACGCAGGTCGCGCAAGATCATCATCCGCTCAATCGTCTTGATATCGGAGTGCAGATAGCGCACTTTGATCCCCAATTCCTTGAGGTAGTCGGTGAGGTCCTCGGCCATTTTTTTCGTGAGGGTGGTGACGAGGACGCGCTCGTCTTTGGCGATGCGCTTGTTGATCTCGCCGACCATGTCGTCGATCTGGCCTTTGATCGGGCGCACGTGGATCACCGGGTCGAGCAAGCCTGTCGGACGGATGATCTGCTCGACCACTTGGGTGCTGTGGTCCGCTTCGTAGGCGCTCGGTGTCGCCGATACGTAGATCGCTTGGTTGACTTTGTTCTCGAACTCCTCGAACTTCATCGGGCGGTTGTCTTTCGCCGACGGCAGACGGAAGCCGTGGTCGACCAGCATGTTTTTGCGCGCTTGGTCCCCGTTGAACATGCCGCCGATCTGCGGGATCGTGACATGCGACTCGTCGATGATCAGCAAGTAGTCTTCCGGGAAAAAGTCGAACAGCGTGTGCGGCGCACTGCCCGGCGGACGACCCTCCATGTGGCGCGAGTAGTTCTCGATGCCGGAGCAGAACCCGATCTCCAGCATCATCTCGATGTCGTAGTTCGTGCGCTGTTCCAACCGCTGGGCTTCCAGCAGCTTCCCGGCATCGCGCAACGCGGTCAGTTGGGCTTCCAACTCCTCGCGAATCTCTGCGACGGCGCGTTGCAAATTGTCACCGGACGTGACAAAGTGAGACGCCGGATAGATCGAGACGTGGTTGCGCGTGCCGAGAATTTCGCCGGTCACGGTATCCACTTCGGTGATGCGGTCGATCTCGTCGCCGAAAAATTCCACGCGCACGGCCTGCTCCGAGCGCGACACGGGGAAGATCTCCACCACGTCTCCGCGCACACGGAACGTCCCGCGTTGGAAGTTGATGTCGTTGCGCTCGTACTGCATGTCGACGAGCTTGCGCAGCACTTCGTCGCGCGGCTTCTCCATGCCCGGTCGCAAGGACAGGACGAATTTGCCGTACTCTTCCGGCGAACCCAAGCCGTAAATGGAAGAGACGGAAGCCACGACGATGACATCTCGGCGCTCCAACAGGGCCATCGTGGCGCTGTGGCGCAGTTTGTCGATCTCGTCGTTGATCTTCGCATCCTTCTCAATAAAAGTATCGGAAGACGGGATGTACGCTTCCGGTTGGTAGTAGTCGTAGTAGGAAACAAAATACTCCACAGCGTTGTCCGGGAAAAACTCCTTGAACTCTGCGTGCAATTGCGCCGCGAGAGTTTTGTTGTGCGCCATGATCAGGGTCGGTCTGTTCACTTGCGAGATGACGTTGGCCATCGTGAATGTCTTGCCCGTACCGGTCGCACCGAGCAAGGTCTGGTGTTTGCTCCCGGACTTCAGCCCTTCCACAAGTTGTGCAATGGCTTTCGGTTGGTCCCCGCGCGGTTCGTATTCGGATGCCAGTTTGAATTGAATGTTCTCACGTTCCATCGAAGAAGGCACCTCCATTTCTATCAAGTTCCATTATACACGAAAACCGAACGTACATACGTAAAAAAGGTGAGAGCCGGGCTCTCACCTTTTTCCGAAACTGCGATTCTATTGTTGGATCGGTTGCGTCGTGCCTTCCGGGTCGAGCGGCGAGATCGAGTTCATCTGGTACTTGCGCATGACGATCAAGTTCACTCGACGGTTTTGCGCACGGTGCTCGTCCGAATCGTTCGCCACGAGCGGAACGGTGTCCGCATAGCCGACAGCATGCAAGCGTTCATGTTGAACGCCCGTGCCTTCGAAGAAATGCAGGACGTTGATCGCACGTTGCGAAGACAACTCCCAGTTCGACGGGAAGCGTCCGGAGGTCATCGGCACGTTGTCGGTGTGACCTTCGACGGCGATCTCGTTGGGCAGAATGCTCAAGAATTGCGACATCCCGCCGAGCAGTTTCTGCGCTTCCGGCTTGAGTTCCGCACGACCGGAGTCGTACAGCGCCGCATCGGAGAGCGTAATCTGCACACCCTTGGCATTCTCCAGCACGTTGATCTGACCGGCGAGGCCGTTGTCGTTGACGAACTTCTCGATTTGCTTTTTGAGGTCGTCGAGCTTTTGCTGCTCCTGTTCTTGCTGAGCCGCCGCTTTGGGGTCTTTGGTCGGTTGTTGGTTCGGAGTGTTCGATTCCGGACGACGCGAGACCAGACCGGTTTGCCCCATGTTCTGCAACTGAATTTGGTTGCTCGCTTTGAGGGCTTTGTTCAGCGACACCGAGAGCGAATCGAACTTCGATTGGTCGATGGACGACATGGCGTACATGATGACGAAGAAGATCATGAGCAAGGTGATCAAGTCGGAATAGGTGATCAGCCAGCGTTCATGGTTCTCGTGCGCGCCGCCGTGATTTTTCTTACGCCGACTCGACATTGGCTTCCCCTACCTCTGCCTTAGGATCACGCAGTTTCGGCGCCAAGAACGCCTTGAGTTTCTGTCCGAGGATGTTCGGGTTCTCGCCCGCTTGGATCGACAGGATGCCTTCGATCATCAGCTCGCGGATCAGAACTTCCTGTTTGGTGCGGTTTTTCAACTTGGTGCCGATCGGCAGGTAGATGACGTTCGCCGAGGCCACGCCGTACAAAGTAGCGATAAATGCAGTTGCGATCTGCGGGCCGAGGGAGTTGACGTCCGACAGGTTGCCAAGTACGTGGACGAGACCCATTACGGTCCCGATAATCCCCATCGTCGGTGCGAAACCGCCCGCTTGATCGAACGGTTGCGCGCCTTTTTCGTGACGGGATTCGATGAACGACAATTCGGTTTCCAACATGCTGCGCACGAGGTCCGGGTCGACGCCGTCGACGACGAGGCGAATGCCGTTTTTGAAGAATTCGTCGTCATAGGTCTCGATCTTCTCCTCGAGCGCGAGAATCCCTTCGCGACGGGCGGTGGTCGCCAGCGACACCAGTTCGGTGATCGTGTCCATCGGGTCTTTCGGTTTGTAGGTGAAGGCGACCTTGATGATCTTCGGAAGTTCCTTCAACTGTTCCATTGGCGTGGCCAACATGACCGCGCCGAACGTCCCGCCGAATACGATGAGAGCTGCGGTCGGAGATAACAGAGCACCCAGTTCCCCGCCCTCACCCATGAAGCCGCCTAACAGGCCCCCAATGCCGAGAATTAAACCAAGCAGTGTGGTAATGTCCATGACGAATCCTCCACTTTCTCTAGTTACGATTGTTCGTGATAGGTCGCATGCGCTCGCTTGCGTCCGCCGCCGAGCTTCTCCCAAAGCCATGCCCAGGGAGAGGCGGTGCCGAGGCGGACGAATTGCCGCGCATTGTCATCCGGCACGAGGATGACCCCCAGCATGTGGTGGTCGCCCGTATAGATCGCCGTGTTCGCAAATCGAACTTCGCCTTCGGGCGTTAACAGTTCGAGTTTGGCATACGCGGGATTCTGATTGAGTGCAAAGTGCAAATCATA
It encodes:
- a CDS encoding thiazolylpeptide-type bacteriocin, producing MEKFKGLEVTGLEVMDLNDAMALPETAASSGSSSSNTCSTCGSSSCCALEESM
- a CDS encoding thiazolylpeptide-type bacteriocin, with product MEKFKGLEVTGLEVMDLNDAMALPETAASSGSSSSDTCSTCGSSSCCSILEEAM
- a CDS encoding thiazolylpeptide-type bacteriocin translates to MEKFKGLEITGLEVMDLNDAMALPETAASSGSSSSNTCSTCGSSSCCAQAEM
- a CDS encoding thiazolylpeptide-type bacteriocin, producing MEKFKGLEVTGLEVMDLNDAMALPETAASSGSSSSNTCSTCGSSSCCALEESM
- the uvrB gene encoding excinuclease ABC subunit UvrB translates to MERENIQFKLASEYEPRGDQPKAIAQLVEGLKSGSKHQTLLGATGTGKTFTMANVISQVNRPTLIMAHNKTLAAQLHAEFKEFFPDNAVEYFVSYYDYYQPEAYIPSSDTFIEKDAKINDEIDKLRHSATMALLERRDVIVVASVSSIYGLGSPEEYGKFVLSLRPGMEKPRDEVLRKLVDMQYERNDINFQRGTFRVRGDVVEIFPVSRSEQAVRVEFFGDEIDRITEVDTVTGEILGTRNHVSIYPASHFVTSGDNLQRAVAEIREELEAQLTALRDAGKLLEAQRLEQRTNYDIEMMLEIGFCSGIENYSRHMEGRPPGSAPHTLFDFFPEDYLLIIDESHVTIPQIGGMFNGDQARKNMLVDHGFRLPSAKDNRPMKFEEFENKVNQAIYVSATPSAYEADHSTQVVEQIIRPTGLLDPVIHVRPIKGQIDDMVGEINKRIAKDERVLVTTLTKKMAEDLTDYLKELGIKVRYLHSDIKTIERMMILRDLRLGVFDVLIGINLLREGLDLPEVSLVTILDADKEGFLRAERSLIQTIGRAARNAGGEVIMYADKMTKSMDIAIRETERRRKIQMEFNEKHGITPTTVNKKVRDVIEAVATAEKESFIIEKGVDKMSKKDREQLILKLEQEMKDAAKALQFERAAELRDIILELKAS
- a CDS encoding flagellar motor protein MotB, whose protein sequence is MSSRRKKNHGGAHENHERWLITYSDLITLLMIFFVIMYAMSSIDQSKFDSLSVSLNKALKASNQIQLQNMGQTGLVSRRPESNTPNQQPTKDPKAAAQQEQEQQKLDDLKKQIEKFVNDNGLAGQINVLENAKGVQITLSDAALYDSGRAELKPEAQKLLGGMSQFLSILPNEIAVEGHTDNVPMTSGRFPSNWELSSQRAINVLHFFEGTGVQHERLHAVGYADTVPLVANDSDEHRAQNRRVNLIVMRKYQMNSISPLDPEGTTQPIQQ
- a CDS encoding flagellar motor protein, producing the protein MDITTLLGLILGIGGLLGGFMGEGGELGALLSPTAALIVFGGTFGAVMLATPMEQLKELPKIIKVAFTYKPKDPMDTITELVSLATTARREGILALEEKIETYDDEFFKNGIRLVVDGVDPDLVRSMLETELSFIESRHEKGAQPFDQAGGFAPTMGIIGTVMGLVHVLGNLSDVNSLGPQIATAFIATLYGVASANVIYLPIGTKLKNRTKQEVLIRELMIEGILSIQAGENPNILGQKLKAFLAPKLRDPKAEVGEANVESA